The proteins below are encoded in one region of Raphanus sativus cultivar WK10039 unplaced genomic scaffold, ASM80110v3 Scaffold0603, whole genome shotgun sequence:
- the LOC108845556 gene encoding uncharacterized protein LOC108845556 codes for MAYRTNFDQTPPFSIAPRQWWSRPMMTIPPSTERDSNCKEMAAMCAPFCGGIFTFVLIILILSFIDKAHLHAKISLQSLAVSSATWQGDFLVKKTELEGNRSDVVSGDLDIKLMAKHKPYMGCDEAGHLNIRCQNVNRGREKIICESSFTDLKLLILRRPQGSWSGGTIGYLD; via the exons atggCTTACCGAACCAACTTTGATCAAACGCCACCATTCTCCATTGCTCCTCGTCAGTGGTGGTCACGTCCCATGATGACTATCCCGCCATCTACTGAACGTGACTCCAATTGCAAAGAAATGGCGGCTATGTGTGCACCCTTCTGCGGCGGCATATTCACCTTTGTCCTCATTATCTTGATATTATCCTTCATCGACAAAGCTCACCTCCACGCCAAAATCTCCCTCCAGTCCCTCGCAGTCTCCTCCGCCACGTGGCAAGGCGATTTTCTCGTGAAAAAAACCGAGCTCGAG GGGAATCGAAGCGACGTCGTTTCAGGAGATCTGGACATCAAACTCATGGCGAAGCATAAGCCTTATATGGGTTGTGATGAAGCTGGACACTTAAATATACGGTGCCAAAATGTGAATCGAGGCCGTGAGAAGATTATATGTGAATCCTCTTTTACAGATTTGAAGTTGTTGATATTAAGGAGACCACAAGGTTCATGGTCCGGAGGGACAATTGGATATCTCGACTAg
- the LOC130502606 gene encoding uncharacterized protein LOC130502606 translates to MATTESGGRNKGAVEVTPKYCCSRYFISIIIFLFPLAYASFVRFINSRDQCYIELFAHSISVSKAANVSTADWKTGLIATSPATGCKLSLHTVTSRFLRGDEVISQASPSLDGFGRLATFEKTDESVTVVDFRNVVTPVVNGSVVWDYRVESIVGLKAEFAHGFMSVVCPDIPVEFSADAAGNVFGSLLGGMRPCQYLLRDNMDYV, encoded by the coding sequence ATGGCAACCACCGAGTCAGGCGGCCGAAACAAAGGTGCCGTCGAGGTTACTCCAAAATATTGCTGCTCTCGCTACTTCATTAGCATTATTATCTTCCTTTTCCCTCTCGCCTATGCAAGTTTTGTAAGATTTATCAACAGCAGAGACCAGTGTTACATAGAGCTATTTGCTCACTCCATCTCCGTCTCAAAAGCCGCAAACGTTTCAACCGCTGATTGGAAAACCGGTTTGATTGCTACGAGTCCAGCCACAGGGTGTAAACTCTCTCTACATACAGTCACGTCACGTTTCCTTCGTGGGGACGAGGTTATCTCCCAGGCATCTCCGTCGTTGGATGGTTTCGGGCGACTTGCTACGTTCGAGAAAACTGATGAGTCGGTTACAGTTGTCGACTTCAGAAACGTGGTGACGCCGGTGGTTAACGGCAGCGTGGTTTGGGATTATCGTGTCGAGAGTATCGTGGGGTTGAAGGCAGAATTTGCACATGGGTTCATGTCGGTGGTTTGCCCCGATATTCCGGTGGAGTTTTCGGCGGATGCGGCCGGGAATGTGTTTGGTTCATTGCTCGGAGGTATGCGACCATGTCAATATTTACTCCGGGATAACATGGATTATGTTTAG